One region of Triticum aestivum cultivar Chinese Spring chromosome 6B, IWGSC CS RefSeq v2.1, whole genome shotgun sequence genomic DNA includes:
- the LOC123138623 gene encoding BTB/POZ and MATH domain-containing protein 1-like produces the protein MSASTIVADTASGCHILKIDGYSHTKGTPTGQAIKSGHFTVGGHRWCTNYYPNGHTSDSADHVSFFVVLDEKVFKTVKFHGQIRFASLVTRKRPLTSADPLNCLTTGHMWGYAKFAKREELERSEHLTNDAFTVRCDLVVINEIRTEDVAAVGVNQFVTVPQSNLTQHVGDLLKSEKGTNVVFEVCGETFPAHRCVLAARSPVFSAELFGAMKEGSGGVVRVGDMEARVFKALLSFVYTDSLPETEEEDDQAGSMFQHLLVAADRYDLGRLKLICEEKLCVYIDVFTAATTLAMAEQHHCHGLKKACLEFLSTPANMEVIFSESTPKALACYAKKRSGGTLDDSPKTLQIQILGQGGVDQHGPACLSHVPVAWRKASAGPGQKFAVIDDAQLLPHRVLN, from the exons ATGTCGGCCTCCACCATCGTCGCGGACACCGCGAGCGGCTGCCACATCCTAAAAATCGATGGTTACTCGCACACCAAGGGGACCCCCACCGGGCAGGCCATCAAATCCGGGCACTTCACCGTGGGCGGCCATCGCTGGTGCACCAACTATTACCCCAACGGCCACACCTCCGACTCAGCGGATCACGTATCCTTTTTCGTTGTGCTCGACGAAAAGGTATTCAAGACGGTCAAGTTCCATGGCCAGATTCGGTTCGCCAGCCTAGTTACGAGGAAACGGCCGCTCACATCGGCAGACCCTTTGAATTGTCTGACAACAGGCCACATGTGGGGCTATGCTAAGTTTGCCAAAAGAGAAGAGCTGGAGCGATCGGAGCACCTCACCAACGACGCTTTCACAGTGAGATGTGACTTGGTTGTCATCAATGAGATCCGTACCGAGGACGTGGCCGCCGTCGGCGTCAACCAGTTTGTCACCGTGCCACAGTCCAACCTCACCCAGCACGTCGGCGACCTCCTAAAGAGCGAGAAGGGTACCAACGTGGTGTTCGAGGTCTGCGGCGAGACTTTCCCCGCGCACCGGTGCGTGCTCGCCGCCCGGTCACCGGTCTTCAGTGCAGAGCTCTTCGGTGCAATGAAGGAGGGCAGCGGCGGCGTCGTGCGTGTAGGCGACATGGAGGCGCGGGTGTTCAAGGCGCTGCTCTCTTTCGTGTACACAGACTCCTTGCCGGagacagaggaggaagacgaccaaGCAGGCAGCATGTTCCAGCATCTACTTGTCGCGGCTGACAGATATGACCTGGGGCGGCTGAAGCTGATTTGCGAGGAAAAGCTGTGCGTGTACATCGATGTGTTCACGGCGGCGACCACTCTAGCGATGGCTGAGCAGCACCATTGCCACGGGCTGAAGAAAGCATGCCTCGAGTTCCTCAGCACGCCGGCAAATATGGAAGTT ATTTTCAGTGAATCAACACCCAAAGCTCTTGCATGTTATGCAAAAAAAAGATCCGGCGGTACGCTCGACGATTCCCCCAAAACGCTGCAAATCCAGATTTTGGGGCAAGGCGGCGTGGATCAACATGGGCCCGCGTGCTTGTCCCACGTCCCTGTTGCCTGGCGCAAGGCTTCTGCCGGGCCTGGGCAGAAGTTTGCAGTGATAGATGATGCTCAGCTCCTTCCTCACAGAGTATTGAACTGA